One genomic region from Carnobacterium divergens encodes:
- a CDS encoding phage tail tip lysozyme, with amino-acid sequence MNHIYLYEEVETDFNHNGITLIDFEDEPVIKRVINNEFTFNGIYSLIGQNAKYIKNGGIIKAYCPDRSWQLFRILLAEKTLTTIEIFAFHICYDAKRNFIESFFESNGSGAKIMSGLEQSLAFEQRFNYSSDIITNHQFTAKEGNPIDILIGSNNGGQNLTGVTGGELDMDNFNLSLKKQLGSDRGFRVDFGINLDSIKETTDHQSIVNSLYLIGAVPEGSDYEGEQDPIVYKYLEVEGTTNKNRIIGTRTNSDCKNLDELKKWGQDLFDKSKIHLPRITHEISIIDLAKTEEYKEFSNLVELQIGDTIHVSIDGFDDIEERMIEYNFFPRLAQYKDMVLGNDLEMYSNTVNSQVNDVLKNLKETSNILTDKIINATNQITGSVGGYVRFRPKNKPSEILIMDTENVNTAKNVWRWNLGGLGHSKNGVNGPYEVAMTADGQIVATVVTAGRFNAEMLRVGFNGIGDTLELVNNALVIKNAGTRIMELTKQGMQFWKGNTSLGRMGTSGYQFDWVAGSEAYTDKSIFINLEAAGEIIQISPAPNFGMQFSKNGNIDSKGDWSHAGNIGIQGNLIVNGKPVIPGTGGEVPPGLTTEQEKNAWSIWTFFKQRGWTEQSIAGMLGNMETESGIRPDIDEIGGGTGYGLVQWTPKSKLVNWANANGLDYRTLDTQCKRIQWEVENNQQWIAISPYYYSFREFTQKTSISECALAFIKCYERPGDPNQPIRVTQAQRWYDKLRSKSRSKRSARIGYGLPLVDGFYISQHYSLDHEAIDLTDELGVPVFSVQDGYVLKSDFKDDLGEYVVIAHEDGNQTTYAHLNKRFVNKGDKVARGQQIGELGNTGNSDGAHLHFSLKNKDGFNQDPSGYLNLNE; translated from the coding sequence GTAGAAACGGATTTCAATCATAATGGGATCACTTTGATTGATTTTGAAGATGAACCAGTTATAAAACGTGTCATTAACAACGAATTCACCTTCAATGGTATATATTCATTAATTGGTCAAAATGCGAAGTACATTAAAAATGGTGGGATTATTAAGGCTTATTGCCCAGACCGTAGTTGGCAATTATTTAGAATATTGTTAGCAGAAAAAACACTGACAACCATAGAAATTTTTGCCTTTCATATCTGTTACGATGCAAAACGAAATTTTATTGAATCTTTTTTTGAAAGTAACGGAAGTGGTGCTAAAATCATGAGTGGTTTGGAGCAATCATTAGCGTTTGAACAACGTTTTAACTACTCTTCTGATATTATTACCAATCATCAGTTTACCGCTAAGGAAGGCAATCCTATTGACATTCTGATAGGTTCTAACAATGGAGGACAGAACTTAACTGGCGTAACTGGTGGCGAACTGGATATGGATAATTTCAATTTATCTTTAAAAAAACAACTTGGATCAGATCGTGGGTTTAGAGTTGATTTTGGAATCAATTTAGATTCAATTAAAGAAACTACAGACCACCAAAGTATCGTCAATAGTTTGTATCTTATTGGCGCAGTTCCAGAAGGTTCCGATTACGAAGGTGAACAAGACCCGATTGTATATAAGTATTTAGAAGTTGAAGGGACAACAAATAAAAATCGAATCATTGGAACGAGAACAAACTCAGATTGTAAGAACCTTGATGAACTGAAGAAGTGGGGACAAGATTTATTTGATAAAAGTAAAATTCACTTACCACGTATCACTCATGAGATTTCTATTATTGATTTAGCTAAAACAGAAGAATATAAAGAATTTAGTAATTTAGTAGAATTACAAATCGGTGATACAATTCATGTCTCAATTGATGGCTTTGATGATATTGAGGAACGAATGATTGAATATAATTTCTTTCCACGTTTGGCTCAATATAAGGACATGGTACTTGGCAATGATTTGGAAATGTACTCTAATACTGTCAATTCGCAAGTTAATGACGTTCTTAAAAATTTAAAAGAGACGTCCAATATTTTAACAGACAAAATTATCAATGCCACCAATCAAATCACTGGATCAGTTGGCGGATATGTAAGATTTAGACCGAAAAATAAACCTTCTGAAATCCTTATCATGGATACTGAAAATGTTAATACTGCAAAAAATGTATGGCGTTGGAATCTAGGTGGATTAGGTCATTCTAAAAACGGTGTAAATGGTCCATATGAAGTTGCTATGACTGCAGACGGTCAAATTGTGGCTACAGTTGTCACTGCTGGAAGGTTTAACGCTGAAATGTTACGTGTTGGATTTAATGGTATTGGTGATACTTTAGAACTAGTAAACAATGCATTAGTAATAAAAAATGCTGGCACTCGAATTATGGAATTAACAAAGCAAGGGATGCAGTTTTGGAAAGGAAATACCTCACTTGGTCGAATGGGTACAAGTGGCTATCAATTTGATTGGGTTGCTGGTAGTGAAGCTTATACGGATAAATCAATCTTTATTAATCTTGAAGCTGCAGGAGAGATTATTCAAATTTCCCCAGCTCCTAATTTCGGGATGCAGTTTAGTAAGAATGGAAATATTGATTCAAAAGGCGACTGGTCACATGCTGGAAATATAGGAATTCAAGGTAATCTAATTGTTAACGGTAAACCAGTCATTCCTGGTACTGGTGGTGAAGTTCCTCCTGGGCTAACTACTGAACAGGAAAAGAATGCATGGTCAATTTGGACGTTCTTTAAACAACGTGGATGGACTGAACAATCAATTGCTGGGATGTTGGGTAACATGGAGACTGAAAGTGGTATCAGACCAGATATTGATGAAATAGGTGGAGGTACTGGTTATGGTCTTGTACAGTGGACCCCTAAATCTAAATTAGTCAATTGGGCGAATGCTAATGGCTTAGATTACAGAACACTTGATACTCAATGTAAGAGAATTCAATGGGAAGTTGAAAACAATCAACAATGGATTGCAATTTCACCGTATTACTATTCATTTAGAGAATTCACTCAAAAAACATCTATTAGTGAATGTGCATTGGCATTTATTAAGTGCTACGAGCGACCAGGAGACCCAAATCAACCGATTCGTGTAACACAAGCTCAACGTTGGTACGATAAGTTAAGAAGTAAATCACGATCAAAGAGATCAGCAAGAATTGGTTATGGATTGCCACTAGTTGATGGATTTTATATATCACAACATTACTCATTAGACCATGAAGCAATTGATTTAACCGATGAGTTAGGTGTTCCAGTGTTTTCGGTACAAGATGGCTATGTTCTTAAATCCGATTTTAAAGATGATTTAGGGGAGTATGTCGTTATTGCACATGAAGATGGTAACCAAACAACATACGCTCATTTAAACAAAAGATTTGTCAATAAAGGGGATAAAGTTGCTAGAGGTCAACAAATTGGAGAACTTGGAAATACTGGTAATTCTGATGGAGCGCATTTACATTTTTCTCTGAAAAATAAGGATGGTTTTAACCAGGACCCATCTGGATATCTCAATTTAAATGAATAA
- a CDS encoding BppU family phage baseplate upper protein translates to MTTYKLNLSTTEPNNDVGLIKIRQDDTMTQQLSVTVYEHDKLVDLTGYDIYLNSKMPNQSTVRDKVTDLINPKNGHFSYTLIDSFWQCLGDISLWFSFEINGTRDSTANFEYRVIQGHCKEVNQGNYIWEFEELKRKLEEMGLNLANDYKDFKERLDVLLEMFKAMNTYSKEEIDRMLIKLIAGEKISATFTMDYKDKVVGSLVENPNIAYRTPYSGVGLIDLIDPNTLKGTLELDAGLYKNISYKDDVITTITINSGNYSSQMLFKYNVLEDFKRKLSNFDIDVNKFNGYIRAISISTHTRGRNSAGNKASFKVFVNSGWTGSETNVTDKTKELKYNQLNASIAQKYIQNDGYAYALVYAEPSDGKTASAIYIDYASLEYTVELSLRDIFATKEELDIFKKAVETQMEVTKNEIKKDIDDFKKYTNTELAKKQDKITDSGLIKATLTGGAINNNDDPVYYRKVNNLVIISGYLRVPEGGGAVIWTPPPGYAPKYQSLVRVTFSNSDTTRTAIVRFWGGKMLSVYNNSSGDYCYIEAIYYVD, encoded by the coding sequence ATGACAACATATAAACTCAATTTAAGCACAACTGAACCGAATAATGACGTTGGGTTAATCAAAATACGCCAAGATGATACGATGACCCAACAGTTATCCGTAACGGTATACGAACATGACAAATTAGTTGATTTGACAGGCTATGATATTTATTTAAATAGTAAAATGCCGAACCAGTCAACTGTTAGGGATAAAGTGACTGATTTAATCAATCCTAAAAATGGTCATTTTTCTTATACTTTGATTGATAGCTTTTGGCAATGTCTAGGTGACATTTCACTATGGTTTAGCTTTGAAATTAATGGTACTCGTGATAGTACAGCAAACTTTGAGTATCGTGTGATTCAAGGTCATTGTAAAGAAGTAAATCAAGGAAATTATATTTGGGAGTTTGAAGAACTTAAACGTAAACTCGAAGAAATGGGACTAAATTTAGCCAATGACTACAAAGATTTCAAAGAACGACTAGACGTACTTCTAGAAATGTTCAAAGCCATGAACACATACAGCAAAGAAGAAATAGACCGTATGCTTATTAAACTGATAGCTGGCGAAAAAATAAGCGCTACGTTTACGATGGATTATAAAGATAAAGTAGTTGGGTCATTAGTTGAAAATCCTAATATAGCGTATCGTACGCCATATAGCGGTGTTGGATTAATAGATTTAATTGATCCAAATACATTAAAAGGTACGTTAGAATTAGACGCAGGACTGTATAAGAATATCAGTTATAAAGATGATGTCATTACAACAATTACAATAAATTCAGGTAATTACAGTAGTCAAATGTTATTTAAATATAACGTCTTAGAAGATTTTAAACGTAAACTTTCTAACTTTGATATTGATGTTAATAAGTTTAATGGGTATATACGTGCGATATCAATATCAACGCATACAAGAGGGAGAAACAGCGCAGGAAATAAAGCAAGTTTTAAGGTATTCGTAAACAGTGGTTGGACTGGGTCTGAAACAAACGTAACCGATAAAACAAAAGAACTTAAATATAATCAATTAAACGCAAGTATTGCTCAAAAATATATTCAAAATGACGGCTATGCATATGCGCTTGTTTATGCTGAACCTTCAGACGGAAAAACAGCTAGTGCGATTTATATTGACTATGCAAGTTTAGAATACACAGTCGAATTATCGCTAAGAGATATTTTTGCAACTAAAGAAGAATTGGATATCTTTAAAAAAGCTGTAGAAACACAAATGGAAGTAACCAAAAATGAAATTAAGAAAGATATTGATGACTTTAAAAAATACACTAATACTGAATTAGCAAAAAAACAAGATAAAATTACAGATAGCGGTTTGATAAAAGCCACATTAACAGGTGGAGCAATTAACAACAACGATGATCCAGTATACTATCGAAAAGTGAACAATCTAGTTATTATAAGTGGATATTTAAGAGTTCCAGAAGGTGGAGGGGCTGTAATTTGGACGCCACCACCAGGATATGCACCGAAATATCAATCGCTAGTTAGGGTAACTTTCTCAAATTCAGACACAACTCGGACTGCCATTGTACGTTTTTGGGGTGGGAAAATGTTATCAGTATATAATAATTCATCTGGTGATTATTGCTACATTGAAGCTATATATTACGTGGATTAG
- a CDS encoding CD1375 family protein, giving the protein MLNNLIELYADHVISGKRTIEQVPLPIREKVKKIVEENKEAAKQ; this is encoded by the coding sequence ATGTTGAATAATTTGATTGAACTCTATGCGGATCATGTGATTAGTGGAAAGCGTACGATTGAACAAGTACCATTGCCAATTAGAGAGAAAGTAAAGAAAATAGTTGAAGAAAACAAAGAAGCTGCTAAACAGTAG
- a CDS encoding phage holin family protein, translating to MQFINHLLEFIFKGGSPVMSLYLTALLLDLVTGYIKALKDHNWRSALNIEGLLIKFVTFFTIIAAGIIDDLAPLMSISIPINIAFWWTIILTIYELGSILENMGEMGVNIGFLKKYLGILQDTIENKEDEK from the coding sequence ATGCAATTTATCAATCACTTACTAGAATTTATTTTTAAAGGAGGAAGTCCCGTTATGTCATTGTATTTAACAGCTTTACTATTAGATTTAGTCACTGGTTATATCAAAGCTCTAAAAGACCACAACTGGCGTTCAGCATTAAATATCGAAGGATTACTAATTAAGTTCGTAACCTTCTTTACAATTATTGCTGCTGGAATCATTGATGATCTAGCACCACTAATGAGTATTAGCATTCCAATTAATATCGCTTTTTGGTGGACGATTATTTTAACCATCTATGAGTTGGGAAGCATTTTAGAAAATATGGGTGAAATGGGTGTAAACATTGGATTCTTAAAAAAATATCTAGGAATCTTGCAAGATACTATTGAAAACAAGGAGGATGAAAAATAA
- a CDS encoding glucosaminidase domain-containing protein: MSNATNFLNQIKPGCLSLWKLYGILPSVAAAQAALESGWGSSSLASKYNNLFGIKGAGVSLPTTEYYDGKTPIGIVDSFRVYPNWNTSILDYGGFLTNYGNKPNRYDGALGLKDPNAQITAIWRAGYATDPNYVGKIMSTINANSLTAWDTEVLGGSPAPAPQPTPQPSNGTYTVQSGDALSLIAQKFGMATSQLASMNNISNPNLIYPGQVLQVSGSGNSTGGSYTVKSGDVLSIIAQNLGVSTQHLVNSNGISNPNLIYPGQVLKY, translated from the coding sequence ATGAGTAATGCAACTAATTTTTTAAATCAAATCAAACCAGGGTGTTTATCTTTATGGAAATTGTACGGTATTTTGCCAAGTGTTGCAGCAGCGCAAGCAGCGCTTGAAAGTGGATGGGGAAGTAGTTCACTAGCATCGAAATACAATAATCTATTCGGTATTAAAGGCGCCGGCGTTTCATTGCCAACCACAGAATATTACGATGGCAAAACGCCTATCGGCATTGTAGATAGCTTCCGAGTGTATCCGAACTGGAATACATCTATTTTAGACTACGGCGGTTTTTTGACTAACTATGGAAACAAACCTAATCGTTATGATGGAGCTTTGGGACTAAAAGACCCTAACGCACAAATTACAGCTATCTGGCGTGCTGGCTATGCCACAGACCCAAACTATGTAGGCAAAATCATGTCAACAATCAACGCAAACAGTTTGACTGCTTGGGATACAGAAGTATTAGGTGGAAGTCCAGCACCAGCACCACAGCCCACACCTCAACCATCAAATGGAACTTATACCGTCCAATCAGGCGATGCATTAAGTTTAATTGCTCAAAAGTTTGGAATGGCCACAAGTCAACTTGCTAGTATGAACAATATCAGTAATCCAAACTTGATTTATCCAGGACAAGTTTTGCAAGTATCTGGTAGTGGTAACTCAACAGGTGGATCATATACAGTTAAATCTGGTGATGTTTTAAGTATCATCGCTCAAAACTTAGGTGTCAGCACCCAACATCTTGTTAATTCAAATGGGATTAGCAATCCAAACTTAATCTATCCAGGTCAAGTTCTTAAATATTAA
- a CDS encoding DNA topoisomerase 3 has product MSTVILAEKPSQALAYASALKQSTKKDGYFEIKDPLFTDETFITFGFGHLVELAEPGHYDEKWQNWKLESLPIFPDRYDFEVAKDKGKQFKIVAELLKKANTIIVATDSDREGENIAWSIIHKANAFSKDKTFKRLWINSLEKDVIRSGFQNLQPGMNYYPFYQEAQTRQIADWLIGMNASPLYTLNLQQKGVQGTFSLGRVQTPTLYLIFQRQEAIENFKKEPFFEVEASIKVNQGSFKGVLSPTQRFKTQEELLAFVSSKQAKIGNQEGIIADVQTKEKKTNSPSLFSLSSLQSKVNQLYKATASQTLKAMQGLYEAKLLSYPRTDTPFITENEFAYLKANFGKYSGFLGLDLEMVQTEPRKRYVDGSKVQEHHAIIPTKQVPTESALAKMDDLQRKIYALVVKTTVAMFLPDYLYEETKIQTKVADLLFQSIGKTPKQEGWKILFKQQTKEEKEDVQTLPLVIIGERAEVGVKSVEKETQPPKAFTEGTLLTAMKTANKTVDDEEAIKILQEVEGIGTEATRASIIEALKQKEYIQVIKNKLVVTEKGKLLCQAVESQHLLTSAEMTAKWETYLKKIGKREGNQENFITNIKKFIVHLLEAVPNDIEKLNFSDYQEQKEKEAEKSIVGKCPKCGNNIVLKKSFYGCSNYPECKFTLGGQWNIFTKSCGIKTKARLD; this is encoded by the coding sequence ATGAGTACGGTTATTTTAGCTGAAAAACCAAGCCAGGCATTAGCCTACGCAAGTGCTTTAAAACAAAGCACCAAAAAAGACGGTTATTTTGAGATCAAAGACCCACTATTTACAGATGAAACGTTTATCACCTTTGGTTTTGGGCATTTAGTCGAATTAGCAGAACCAGGTCATTATGACGAAAAGTGGCAAAATTGGAAACTTGAATCTTTGCCGATTTTTCCTGATCGATACGATTTTGAAGTTGCAAAAGATAAGGGAAAGCAGTTTAAAATTGTTGCAGAACTTCTCAAAAAGGCAAATACAATTATTGTTGCAACAGATAGCGACAGAGAAGGTGAAAATATCGCCTGGTCGATTATCCATAAAGCAAATGCCTTTTCAAAAGATAAAACATTTAAAAGACTATGGATCAATAGCTTAGAAAAAGATGTGATCCGAAGCGGTTTTCAAAATTTGCAACCTGGAATGAATTACTATCCCTTTTATCAAGAAGCGCAAACACGCCAAATTGCCGATTGGTTGATCGGCATGAACGCAAGCCCTTTGTATACGTTAAATTTACAACAGAAGGGCGTACAAGGTACATTTTCACTAGGACGTGTTCAAACGCCCACCTTATACCTTATTTTTCAGCGCCAGGAAGCCATAGAGAATTTTAAAAAAGAACCTTTTTTCGAGGTGGAAGCTAGTATAAAAGTAAACCAAGGGTCATTTAAGGGCGTTCTAAGCCCCACACAGCGTTTTAAAACCCAAGAGGAGCTTTTAGCTTTTGTTTCTTCTAAACAAGCTAAAATAGGCAATCAAGAGGGGATAATTGCTGATGTTCAAACCAAAGAGAAGAAAACGAATAGTCCAAGTTTGTTTTCTTTAAGTAGTTTGCAATCAAAAGTCAATCAGCTTTATAAAGCGACAGCGAGCCAAACTTTAAAAGCTATGCAAGGACTGTATGAAGCAAAATTATTGAGTTATCCAAGAACAGATACACCATTTATTACAGAGAACGAATTTGCTTATTTAAAAGCGAATTTTGGCAAATATAGCGGTTTTTTAGGACTTGATCTTGAAATGGTTCAAACAGAGCCTAGAAAGCGTTATGTGGACGGTAGTAAGGTACAGGAACACCACGCCATTATCCCAACAAAACAAGTACCTACCGAATCTGCATTAGCGAAAATGGACGATTTACAACGAAAAATTTATGCTTTAGTCGTTAAAACGACCGTTGCCATGTTTTTACCTGATTACTTGTATGAAGAAACCAAGATACAAACGAAAGTAGCTGATTTGCTGTTTCAATCAATAGGCAAGACACCAAAACAAGAAGGTTGGAAAATTCTTTTCAAACAACAAACCAAAGAAGAAAAAGAGGACGTTCAAACGTTACCACTCGTTATCATTGGCGAACGTGCCGAAGTTGGTGTTAAGAGTGTTGAAAAAGAAACGCAACCGCCAAAAGCTTTTACAGAGGGTACATTATTAACTGCTATGAAAACCGCTAATAAAACGGTTGATGATGAAGAAGCAATCAAGATTTTACAAGAAGTTGAGGGGATTGGAACAGAAGCGACAAGAGCAAGCATTATTGAAGCCTTGAAACAAAAAGAATATATCCAAGTGATTAAGAATAAGCTTGTTGTAACTGAAAAAGGAAAATTATTGTGCCAGGCAGTTGAAAGTCAGCACCTTTTAACGAGTGCTGAAATGACGGCTAAATGGGAAACGTATTTAAAAAAAATCGGTAAAAGAGAAGGCAATCAAGAGAACTTTATTACGAATATCAAAAAATTCATTGTTCATTTACTGGAAGCTGTACCTAACGATATAGAAAAACTAAATTTTTCTGATTACCAGGAACAGAAAGAAAAAGAAGCAGAAAAAAGTATTGTAGGAAAATGTCCTAAGTGTGGCAACAATATTGTATTAAAAAAATCGTTTTATGGTTGTTCAAATTATCCTGAATGTAAGTTTACTTTAGGGGGTCAATGGAACATCTTTACGAAAAGTTGCGGTATAAAAACGAAAGCTAGGTTGGATTAA
- a CDS encoding recombinase family protein — MAKIGYARVSSKEQNLDRQLQALQGVSKVFSDKLSGQSVERPQLQAMLNYIREGDIVIVTELDRLGRNNKELTELMNQIQIKGATLEVLNLPSMNGIEDENLRRLINNLVIELYKYQAESERKRIKERQAQGIEIAKSKGKFKGRQHKFKKNDPRLKHAFDLFLNGCSDKEVEEQTGINRRTFRRYRTRYNVTVDQRKNKEKRDS; from the coding sequence ATGGCTAAAATTGGTTATGCACGTGTCAGTAGCAAAGAACAGAACTTAGATCGGCAATTACAAGCGTTACAGGGCGTTTCTAAGGTCTTTTCAGACAAATTAAGCGGTCAATCGGTCGAACGCCCACAATTACAAGCTATGCTTAACTATATTCGTGAAGGGGATATTGTTATTGTTACTGAATTAGATCGATTAGGACGAAATAATAAAGAATTAACAGAATTGATGAATCAAATTCAAATTAAGGGGGCAACCCTGGAAGTCTTAAATTTACCCTCAATGAATGGGATTGAAGATGAAAATTTAAGGCGTTTGATTAATAATTTAGTGATTGAATTATATAAGTATCAGGCTGAATCTGAACGTAAACGTATTAAAGAACGACAAGCCCAAGGGATTGAAATAGCTAAGTCAAAAGGAAAATTCAAAGGTCGTCAGCATAAATTTAAAAAAAATGACCCACGTTTAAAACATGCTTTTGATTTATTTTTGAACGGTTGTTCCGATAAAGAAGTGGAAGAACAAACTGGAATCAATCGCCGAACGTTTAGAAGGTATCGTACAAGATATAACGTGACAGTAGATCAAAGAAAAAACAAAGAAAAGAGGGATAGTTAA